In Niallia sp. FSL W8-0635, one genomic interval encodes:
- a CDS encoding ArsR/SmtB family transcription factor: MSELNDKKESMDPLDTNKHELDEETLFIVSQTFKALSDPTRIKILHLLSRKQHSVNEIAESLNMLQSTVSHQLRFLKNLRLVKYKREGTTMIYSCDDEHVMSVLKQMIDHARHH; the protein is encoded by the coding sequence ATGAGCGAATTGAATGATAAAAAGGAATCAATGGATCCACTTGATACAAACAAGCATGAATTGGATGAAGAGACACTATTTATTGTTTCTCAAACGTTTAAAGCACTTTCTGACCCAACAAGGATAAAAATCCTTCATTTATTGTCCAGAAAACAGCATTCCGTGAATGAAATTGCCGAAAGTCTGAACATGCTTCAATCGACTGTTTCTCATCAACTTCGATTTTTAAAAAATTTGCGTTTAGTCAAGTATAAGCGAGAAGGAACAACAATGATTTATTCTTGTGATGACGAACATGTAATGAGCGTATTAAAACAAATGATTGATCATGCAAGACATCATTAA
- a CDS encoding murein hydrolase activator EnvC family protein: MKKKVAKITLISALSISSIVAYTASTTSTAYAETSLSELNKEKSDIENKQSDVKSKLNDSSNKLSDIHSEQESVETELQRINTSISSTQVKITEKKEQISTTKTEVKKLEKQIKEVTARIEKRNELLKERARSYQQTGGMVNYLDVLMGSQSFSDFIDRVGAVATIVEADQTIIKEQEADKKLLEQSQAELKSKLSSLETMLADLESLNSQLNSEKKEKDKLMAQLKKEEKNVHAEMLSLEEEEQLLKDQKVAMEKAIQLENERQAELARQAAEAEKQRKAEEAKAAAERAAAQKASSSKSSSSKTATSTSSSSGNTSQSVSKPSTSVSSGNFTRPAGAGYVSSGLGQRWGTFHAGVDIAATGAVPIYAAADGVVIRSYLSSSYGQVIFISHYIDGQQYTTVYAHMRDGSRLVNAGDVVSKGQRIGTMGNTGDSTGQHLHFELHKGPWNQAKSNAINPIGIVPF; the protein is encoded by the coding sequence ATGAAAAAGAAAGTAGCAAAAATAACACTTATATCTGCATTAAGTATAAGCAGTATCGTAGCTTATACAGCCTCTACTACATCAACTGCATATGCCGAAACATCTCTTAGTGAGTTGAATAAGGAAAAAAGTGATATTGAGAATAAACAAAGCGACGTAAAATCAAAACTAAATGATTCTAGTAATAAATTGAGTGATATTCATTCAGAACAAGAATCAGTAGAAACAGAGCTTCAAAGAATAAATACTTCTATTTCTAGTACACAGGTAAAAATTACAGAGAAAAAAGAACAAATTTCCACTACGAAAACAGAAGTAAAAAAATTAGAAAAGCAAATTAAAGAAGTAACTGCAAGAATAGAAAAGCGAAATGAATTATTGAAGGAGAGAGCAAGATCTTATCAGCAAACAGGTGGTATGGTTAATTACCTGGATGTTTTAATGGGGTCACAAAGCTTCAGTGATTTTATTGATAGAGTTGGTGCTGTGGCAACAATCGTCGAAGCGGATCAAACGATAATTAAAGAGCAAGAAGCGGATAAAAAATTATTGGAACAATCTCAAGCAGAGCTAAAGTCAAAATTAAGCTCTCTTGAAACGATGCTTGCTGATTTAGAATCGTTAAATTCTCAGTTGAATTCAGAGAAAAAAGAAAAAGATAAACTAATGGCACAACTGAAGAAAGAAGAAAAAAATGTACATGCAGAAATGCTTTCTTTAGAAGAGGAAGAACAGCTACTTAAGGATCAAAAGGTAGCGATGGAAAAAGCAATACAATTAGAAAATGAAAGACAAGCCGAGTTAGCAAGACAAGCGGCGGAAGCAGAAAAACAACGAAAAGCAGAGGAAGCAAAGGCTGCTGCTGAAAGAGCTGCAGCACAAAAAGCTTCAAGCTCTAAATCATCTAGTTCGAAAACAGCAACTTCAACTAGCTCATCAAGCGGAAATACTTCCCAAAGTGTTTCTAAGCCATCTACTTCTGTATCATCAGGCAATTTCACTCGCCCAGCAGGAGCAGGCTATGTATCTTCAGGTCTTGGACAACGTTGGGGTACTTTCCATGCAGGTGTTGATATTGCAGCAACTGGAGCTGTGCCAATTTATGCCGCTGCAGATGGTGTTGTCATTAGATCTTATCTTTCAAGTAGTTATGGACAAGTTATTTTTATTAGTCATTACATTGACGGACAGCAATATACAACAGTTTATGCTCATATGAGAGATGGTAGCCGTCTTGTAAACGCTGGTGATGTTGTTTCAAAAGGACAGCGTATCGGAACAATGGGTAACACTGGTGATTCTACTGGGCAGCATTTGCATTTCGAATTGCATAAAGGACCTTGGAATCAAGCAAAATCAAATGCTATTAATCCAATTGGTATTGTTCCTTTCTAA
- the ftsX gene encoding permease-like cell division protein FtsX has protein sequence MKARTVARHTKESFKSLLRNGWMTFASVSAVTITLILVGVFFVIMMNLNHVATSIEENVEIRVHIDVAATDEEQKALEEEIKALPEVGTVNFSPKGEELDNLISSLGEDGDAFKLFEQDNPLNDVFVVKTKDPQDTLEVVKKIEKFEHAAKVRYGQGTVEKLFSAIDMSRNVGIVLIIGLLFTAMFLISNTIKITIVARRKEIEIMRLVGATNWFIRWPFFLEGMWLGIVGSIIPIAAVSAVYYYAHQFLVAKLAGSYIKILDFTPFVYQVGGLLLLMGAVIGIWGSVMSIRKFLKV, from the coding sequence ATGAAGGCTAGAACAGTAGCTAGACATACAAAAGAAAGTTTTAAAAGCCTTCTTCGTAACGGTTGGATGACATTTGCCTCTGTCAGTGCAGTAACCATCACATTAATCCTTGTTGGTGTATTTTTCGTTATTATGATGAATTTAAATCATGTAGCGACTTCCATTGAAGAAAATGTTGAAATTAGAGTGCATATTGATGTAGCGGCAACTGATGAAGAACAGAAAGCACTAGAAGAAGAGATTAAGGCTTTACCAGAAGTGGGAACTGTGAATTTTTCTCCTAAAGGAGAAGAATTAGATAACCTAATAAGTAGTCTTGGGGAAGATGGAGATGCCTTTAAACTCTTTGAACAGGATAATCCGTTAAATGATGTCTTTGTTGTAAAGACGAAGGATCCACAAGATACACTGGAAGTAGTTAAAAAGATCGAGAAATTTGAACATGCTGCAAAGGTTAGGTATGGACAAGGGACAGTTGAAAAACTGTTTAGTGCAATTGATATGAGTAGAAATGTTGGGATTGTGCTAATTATTGGATTACTATTTACAGCGATGTTCCTTATTTCCAATACCATTAAAATTACAATTGTTGCAAGAAGAAAAGAAATTGAAATCATGCGTTTAGTAGGTGCAACGAATTGGTTTATCCGCTGGCCGTTTTTCTTAGAAGGTATGTGGCTTGGCATAGTTGGATCCATTATACCGATAGCTGCGGTTAGTGCAGTTTATTATTATGCGCATCAATTTTTAGTTGCGAAGCTAGCAGGAAGCTATATTAAAATTTTAGATTTCACTCCATTTGTATACCAAGTTGGTGGATTACTTCTTCTAATGGGAGCAGTAATTGGAATTTGGGGTTCTGTAATGAGTATTCGCAAGTTTTTAAAAGTGTAA
- the ftsE gene encoding cell division ATP-binding protein FtsE: MIEMKNVMKKYANGVIAANGINVRINQGEFVYVVGPSGAGKSTFIKMMYREEKPTQGSIRINGINLEKLKDKKVPLLRRNMGVVFQDFKLLPTLTVFENVAFALEVIEENPKYIKKKVLETLELVGLKHKAKMLPTELSGGEQQRVSLARSIVNSPKLVIADEPTGNLDPETSWEIMNIFETINNRGTTIVMATHNREIVNTIKHRVIAIEGGRIVRDETRGEYGYEG; this comes from the coding sequence ATGATAGAAATGAAGAATGTAATGAAGAAGTACGCTAACGGTGTAATAGCCGCTAATGGGATAAATGTTAGGATTAATCAAGGTGAATTTGTTTATGTGGTAGGACCAAGTGGTGCAGGTAAATCAACATTTATTAAAATGATGTATCGTGAGGAAAAACCTACACAAGGAAGTATTCGAATTAACGGTATTAATTTAGAAAAATTAAAAGATAAAAAGGTTCCATTGTTAAGAAGAAATATGGGAGTTGTCTTTCAGGATTTCAAGCTTCTTCCTACGTTAACTGTATTTGAAAATGTTGCCTTTGCATTAGAGGTTATTGAAGAAAACCCTAAATATATAAAGAAGAAAGTGCTGGAGACATTAGAATTAGTTGGACTAAAGCATAAAGCAAAGATGCTTCCAACCGAATTATCTGGTGGAGAGCAACAGCGTGTTTCGCTTGCACGTTCGATTGTCAATTCCCCTAAACTAGTGATTGCGGATGAACCAACAGGGAATTTAGACCCTGAGACGTCATGGGAAATCATGAATATCTTTGAAACGATTAATAATAGAGGTACTACAATTGTAATGGCAACACATAATCGTGAAATTGTAAATACGATTAAGCATCGTGTTATTGCCATTGAGGGCGGAAGAATTGTGCGTGATGAAACGAGAGGTGAATACGGATATGAAGGCTAG
- a CDS encoding YitT family protein, whose product MKMREYIYVLIGSAIVALSFNLFLLPNNIASGGVSGISTITKAMFQWEPAYVQWAFNIPLFILGVLLLGKNFGAKTLVGTVFLPFVVYLSRGLEPWTNEPLLAALYGGIGIGLGIGIVFRGKASTGGTDLAAQIINKYTGISLGKCVALIDGVIVITASIVFSIEQGLYALIALFVTSKTIDLVQIGFGSSKMTLIITDKQDEVREGILNKIDRGVTKLTAHGGYTDSERPILMCVVDQSQFMKLKQLVKSIDEAAFVVVTDASEVLGRGFK is encoded by the coding sequence ATGAAAATGCGCGAGTATATATACGTGCTAATAGGGTCGGCAATTGTCGCTTTATCCTTTAATTTGTTTTTATTACCTAATAATATTGCATCTGGCGGAGTTAGTGGAATAAGCACGATTACAAAGGCGATGTTTCAGTGGGAGCCAGCATATGTCCAATGGGCATTTAATATTCCATTATTTATATTAGGAGTCCTATTATTAGGGAAAAACTTTGGAGCAAAAACGCTTGTAGGCACTGTGTTTTTGCCATTTGTTGTTTACCTATCAAGAGGATTGGAGCCATGGACAAATGAACCATTATTAGCCGCTCTTTATGGCGGAATTGGTATTGGTTTAGGAATTGGTATTGTATTTAGAGGGAAAGCATCAACAGGAGGAACGGATTTAGCTGCACAAATCATTAACAAATACACGGGAATTTCGTTAGGGAAATGTGTGGCATTAATTGATGGGGTTATCGTTATTACTGCTTCTATCGTATTTAGTATTGAACAAGGTTTATATGCCTTGATTGCATTATTTGTGACTAGCAAAACCATTGATCTTGTGCAAATAGGATTTGGTAGCTCGAAGATGACTTTAATTATTACAGATAAACAAGATGAAGTACGAGAAGGAATTTTAAATAAAATTGATCGTGGTGTAACGAAGTTAACTGCGCATGGTGGTTATACAGATTCAGAAAGACCGATTCTGATGTGTGTCGTAGATCAATCACAATTTATGAAATTAAAGCAATTAGTAAAGTCTATCGATGAAGCGGCATTTGTTGTGGTAACGGATGCTTCAGAGGTGTTAGGACGAGGTTTTAAATAA
- the bacA gene encoding undecaprenyl-diphosphate phosphatase, which translates to MEIIIAIILGIVEGLTEFAPVSSTGHLILVAHLLEFTGEKAKTFEIIIQLGSILAVVFVFWRRILSIIGIKKWQKDEDVGTLSIFHIAIGIIPFGIGGVLFYDFIKEVLFRSGTVVITLIIGGLLMLAAEKWKPKKTTAETLDQVTYRQALAVGMFQCFALVPGFSRSGATLSGGLLAGMNHKTASEFTFIMAIPIMAAATGKDLLESWNYLSLEDLPLFLTGFFTAFIVALIAIRFFLQLINKIKLAPFAYYRFGLAILFWIFIL; encoded by the coding sequence ATGGAGATAATCATTGCAATTATATTAGGAATAGTAGAAGGATTAACGGAGTTTGCTCCAGTTTCCTCAACGGGTCATCTTATTTTAGTAGCGCATTTACTTGAATTTACCGGTGAAAAAGCAAAAACCTTTGAAATTATTATTCAATTAGGCAGTATTCTTGCGGTTGTTTTTGTGTTTTGGAGAAGAATCTTAAGTATTATTGGGATAAAGAAATGGCAAAAGGATGAAGATGTAGGAACATTAAGCATTTTTCATATTGCCATTGGAATTATTCCATTTGGAATAGGTGGCGTTCTATTTTATGATTTTATAAAGGAAGTTCTTTTTCGTTCAGGTACAGTTGTGATTACGCTTATCATTGGTGGACTATTGATGCTTGCGGCCGAGAAATGGAAGCCAAAAAAAACAACAGCAGAAACGTTAGATCAGGTTACTTATAGACAAGCTTTGGCAGTAGGAATGTTTCAATGCTTTGCGTTAGTTCCAGGATTTTCCCGTTCTGGTGCCACTTTATCTGGGGGATTGCTTGCTGGCATGAATCACAAAACAGCATCTGAGTTTACTTTTATTATGGCGATTCCCATTATGGCCGCTGCGACAGGAAAGGACTTATTGGAAAGCTGGAACTATTTATCTCTAGAAGATCTTCCTCTTTTCTTGACTGGCTTTTTCACGGCTTTTATCGTTGCATTAATAGCTATTAGGTTTTTCTTACAGTTAATTAATAAAATTAAGCTAGCTCCCTTTGCCTATTATCGATTCGGACTTGCTATCCTCTTTTGGATTTTCATTTTATAA